Genomic DNA from Candidatus Bathyarchaeia archaeon:
CCCCGTCAATATTTTTAGTGCTGTTCACAACTTAGGCAAAATGAAGCATACGCAGAGAGACCAAGATTTTTAGAGTTTAGCACCGTATATGCCATTAACAGAATAAGCAACTAGGGGTAACTGCGAATCTCCACCTCCTTAGCTGCTCCCTCATTTACTACGCTCTTCTTCAACTCGTCGATTCCATACTCACTTCTAGAAATGTCTACGATGGCGTGCCATTCAGCCAGCTTCCCACGGTGGATTGTCCTCGACCTTGTTAAAATGAGGTCTACGTTTAGCTTAGCTAATATAGTGGCAACTTTGGCCAAGGCACCAGGGATGTCACCCAAGGTGACCTTGACCTCCGCCAGTCTGGCTTTAGGGTCGGCGAGGGGTAAGAGCTTTACCTCTTTACTTTCCAAGTCGGCGACGAGCATCATGTGAGTGCCTTCCCTAAGGTCGAATGCCTCCCTGATGGTGAGCGGTATAATTACTCTGCCTCTTGAATCCATTCGTACAAGCTCAGTTAACCTCAAGTATATCTTCTCCTCAGTTGATAGCGAAAGATCTTCATATAAACGTGTTCATATCGTGGGTTTAATCCCACAAATTTCCCATAAAAATTCCACTAGCTGAGGTCAAGATTTCCACAACCGCTGAAACCACGCCTACAAAAACATATCAGTAATTACGCGGATAAGCTGATAAGCTAAGCAGAAGGGACACTGGTATATCCATGGAGGTACCCATATGTTGGGAGGAGCATAGATGTTAGTTATTCCATCTGTAGACATAAAGGATGGCAGATGCGTCAAGCTAATTAAAGGTAAACCTGGCAGTGGAAGGGTAATCTCTCAGGATCCTATCGAAGTCGCAAAGAGGTGGGAGGAAGAAGGCGCTGAGCTACTCCACCTAATCGACCTTGACGCCGCTATAACTGGGAGTAAAGGGAATAGGAAAATTGTTGAGAACATCTTGAGAGAGGTGAAGGTCCCAGTGGAGGTTGGAGGCGGTGTGAGAACCGTGGAGACAGCTTCAAGCCTCATCAAAGCTGGCGCAGAGTGGGTTATCATGGGCACCGCCGCTGTAGAGAACCCAGACATAGCTGCGGAGACGGCGAGAGTTATAGGGCCCTCACGACTGATCATCGCAATAGACTCTGAGGAGGCGGGGGTGCTGGTGAGAGGCTGGACACAGCAAACTTACCTCTCGACTCTACGGGCGTTGGAGTATTTCCAAGATTTAAAGGTGGCCGCTTTCCTATATACGGATGTGAAGGTCGAAGGCACGTTAAGTGGGGTAGACCTTAAGAGCGTAGAGAGGCTTGCCAGCTATACAGATAGGCCTATAATATACTCAGGGGGTATTACCTCGCTTCGAGAGGTTGGTGCCCTAGCCAAGTTGGGTCTCAAGGGAGCTGTTATCGGAAGAGCACTCTACGACGGATATTTCACATTGAAAGAGGCGATGGATGTTGCTAAGTCAACGTCGGGCTACAGTTGACCGAGAAACACATGAAACACGCGTAAGGCTCGAGATAAACCTTGACGGCGAAGGGTTGCATAATATAGATACTGGTATTCACTTCCTAAATCACCTTCTGGGCTCCCTTGCGCTCCATGGAATGATAGATCTGAACATTCAAGCCACCGGAGACTTGAAAGTTGACGACCACCATGTGATTGAGGATGTAGCCCTCGCCCTCGGCCAAGCCCTGTCTCTGGCGGTAGGAGAGAAGAAAGGCTTAAAGCGGTTCGGTTACGCCGTCGCACCTATGGATGACGCGCTAATCATGGCTGCTGTAGATCTCTCAGGCAGATTCCACTTCGAGTCGAACCTAGAGTTTAAGAGAACCAAGATTGGAGACTTGATGGCTGAGATGATAAACCATTTCCTCAAATCCTTCGCAGAGACAGGACGACTTAACCTTCATATAGTCGCCCTCAGAGGCTCTAACGACCATCATAAGGCGGAGGGCACATTCAAAGCTGTGGGACTAGCTCTTGCCTCCGCAGTGGAGGTAAACCCCCGCCTCAAAGATAGACCAGCAAGCGAGAAGGGTGTACTTTGAGATGTTGACGAAAAGAATTATTCCATGCTTGGACGTCTTAGAGGGACAGGTTGTCAAGGGAGTTCATTTCAAGGGGCTAAGGAACGCAGGGGATCCCCCTACACTTGCTAGAATTTATGAGGAGCAGGGCGCCGACGAGGTAGTCTTCCTCGACATTGGCGCCTCACCGCAAGGTAAGCACACCATGATCGAGACGATCAAAAAGACCGCGGAAGAAGTCTTTATCCCGCTTACCGTCGGCGGCGGGATAAGAGGGTTAGAGGATATTGCGGCAATTCTAAAGGCTGGTGCAGATAAATTCTCCATAAACACTGCCGCCGTAAGACACCCTGAGATAATCAAATCAAGCGCGGAATACTTCGGTAGCCAATGCGTAGTTATAGCTATCGACGCGAAACGCATCTCGCCCCAGCGTTGGGAGGTATATGTGATGGGTGGCCGTGAGCCTACGGGGCTGGATGCTGTTGAGTGGGCTAGGAGGGTGGAGTCTCTTGGGGCGGGGGAGATCCTCCTGACGAGTATCGATGCGGACGGCACTCAAAACGGTTACGACCTCGAATTGACAAGGAAGATAGCGGAATCCGTCAATATACCAATTATCGCCTCCGGAGGCGCCGGTTCACCCCACCACATATACGAAGCTCTGACCGTGGGAGAAGCCGATGCGGCCTTAGCTGCTTCTATATTCCACTACGGCCGCTACACCGTGGAGGATATCAAAAGGTATCTTTCCGAGAGAGGAGTACCGGTTAGGCTGTAGGTGTTCTCTGTGATTGGTCCATGTAGACTGAAAGATCTAAGCCAGGTTGAAGTTGAGAGGATAATTTACCGGAGGCGAAGCTTAGAGTCCATAAAGTCAACCGTCCAAAGCATCTTAGAGGATGTCAGAAAGAATGGTGACGAGGCTGTTTTGAAGTATACGAGACTGTTCGACAAGGTTGATCTGCCTCGTGAGAGACTGAAGGTTACAGGTGACGAGATCACACGGGCATACAAAGCAGTACCTAAAGAGGCCACCAAAGCCCTTAAAGAAGCCGCCAATAATATTGCCTTCGTCCATAGGAGGCAGCTTCCGCGAGACAGGGTTCTGAGAAATCGCGGTGGGATCAGAGTTGAACAAATCTTCAAGCCTATTGAGAGAGTGGGAATCTATGTGCCAGGGGGCAGAGCTTCCTACCCCTCAACCGCTCTGATGGCGGTGATTCCCGCAAAGGTTGCGGGGGTCAGTAGGATTTCAGTATGCACACCGCCTAACATGGAAGGTGGAATTGACGCTGCAGTCTTGGTCGCCTTAGATCTAGCTGGGGCTGACGAAATCTACAAAGTTGGTGGGGCACAGGCGATAGGTGCTATGGCTTATGGAACAGAGACCATACCATGTGTGGACAAGATCTTCGGCCCAGGGAACATTTACGTATCAGCCGCTAAAGGTTTAGTTTACGGTCAAGTAGGAGTTGACTTTCAAGCTGGGCCGAGTGAGATACTTATATATGCTGATGAGACAGCGAGCCCCTTGCTGGTAGCTGCAGATATTCTTTCACAAGCCGAGCATGACCCTGACTCTGTAGCTGTGCTGGTGACCAGCTCGGAGAAGATAGCCCATGAGGCTAAGGGTGCCGTAGAGAAGCTGGTAGAACGTGAGGAACGCTCCTCTATAATCAATGATTCACTGGCAAAGAACAGTGCCATCCTAATAGTTGAGGATGAAAAAGAGGCAATCGAGTTCATCAACAGGTTTGCACCTGAACATCTCGAGCTTCTAGTTAAGAGACCGAAAAGGTTGCTTAGAGGTTTAAGAAGTGCTGGTTCGATATCTATAGGCCCATACACGCCGGTTGCTGCAACTGACTACGCTGTTGGCTCAAACCACATATTACCCACCGCGAATAGCGCCTCATTCACCTCGAGCCTCACGGTCTACGACTTCATGAAAGCTATATATGTCCAGACCCTGACTAAAGGGGGGTTACGTAGGTTGAAGAGAGTTGTCTCAACGCTCGCGAAATATGAGGGGTTCTCAGCACATGCGCATTCTGTTGATGCAAGATTTGTAAGGGAGGTGCATATGTGTGAGTGAAGGTATATTGACGGAGGTCTACAGGGTTATTGAGAGACGAAGAGATAATCCCTCCCCAGACTCTTACGTCTCTAAGTTGATTGGTAAAGGTCTTGATAGCATATTGGCTAAGGTTCAAGAGGAGTCAGATGAACTTATCACAGCTGCTCGTGAAGAAGGCGCATCAGAGATTGTCCACGAGGCTACAGATCTCATCTTCCACACACTCGTCCTTCTCGCGGCTAAAGGCATAAAGTTGGAGGAGGTCTACCAAGAGTTCCGCAGAAGAAGACGGTAACTGAGGCGTCAAGGCTTGAACAAACCTGAAGTAGCGATACTTGACTACGGAGTCGGCAACCTAATGAGTGTCACTAAGGGATTAAGCATCTCAGGAGCTAAGCCCAAGATAACTGCAAATGTAAAAGAAGCCCTATCAATGGATGCAATAGTTTTACCGGGGGTAGGTGCCTACTTTCCCGCCATGAAACATCTAACCCCCCACATCGAAGACTTCAAAACTATAGCGGAGAAAGGCAAGGTTATCTTCGGAATATGCCTCGGGCTTCAACTCTTCTTCTCCGAGAGTTGCGAAGGTGGAACAGTTAAGGGGTTAGGTCTTGTAGAAGGTAAGGTGATGAAGCTACCTATGGGTGTCAAGATTCCACAGATAGGTTGGAACAATATCAGAATTATTCAGAGTTCGCACCCAATATTGGATGGAATCAAGGATGGAGAATACTTCTACTTCGCACATTCCTACTACGGCGCCCCAAACTGCCCAGGATTAATTCTAGCTTCGACAGATTATGGAACCACATTTCCATCAATTATAGTGAAGGATAATGTAATCGGTACGCAGTTCCATCCGGAGAAGAGCGGTTGCGCTGGGTTAAGGTTGCTAAGAAACCTAGTCGACTTGATTAGAAGTCGGGGGTAGGGATATGAGGTTGAGCCAAGAAGAGGCAAGAGAAATTGCGGGGCAGTTGAACTACCGCCATAGGGGGTTGATTAACGTAGTAGCTCAAGACGCCTATACAAACGAGGTCTTAATGGTGGCGTTCGCCAACGCGGAGGCTGTAGAGAAGACTCTCACCTCAGGTGAGATGCATTATTGGAGCACTGAGAGGAATAGGCTCTGGAAGAAGGGTGAGACCTCAGGTCACTACCAACGCGTAGTGGGCGTATATGTGGACTGCGACATGGACTGTCTACTCGTGAAAGTGGAGCAGGTAGGTGGAGCGTGCCATCTAGGCTACAAGAGCTGTTTCTTTCGGCAGCTCAAAGATGGGGAGTTCAAGACAGTGGCGGAAGTAGTTGTATGAACCTTGGAAAACGTATAGAGTTACATACTCACTCGCTCCTCAGCGATGGCGAGTTGACCCCTAGTGAGATGCTCCGAAGAGCCGAGGCACTAGGCTATGAGGCAATAGCAATAACCGACCATGTTGACGCCTCAAATCTAGAATCTGTCGTAAAGAGCATCGTGAGACTCTCTGAAGAGGTAAGAAATTCCACAGAGACTGAACTAATCCCGGGCGTCGAACTCACACACGTGCACCCGAAGGACATTGACAGGTTAGCAAAGGATGCACGAAAATTAGGGGCAACATTGATCATCGTCCACGGCGAAACCCCGATCGAGCCTGTTGGATCCGGAACTAACTTCAGCGCAGTCAGCTCGACAGAGGTAGACATACTTGCTCATCCAGGCTTTATAACCGTGAAGGAGGGGGAATTAGCTCGAGAGAATGGCATTTACCTCGAGTTATCCAGCAGGAGAGGTCACTGTTTAACAAATGGCCATGTAGCCCAAGTGGCGCTAGAGACAAGTACGCGACTTCTTGTCAACACAGATCTCCATAGCCCAGGTGACTTCATAACTCAGGAGATGGCCTACAGAGTCGCCAGGGGGGCAGGGTTGAGGGATGACGAAGCCCTCAAAGTGGTCAGAGACAATCCTCAACAGCTTTTGAAAAAAATTAGGGTATGACCTTTTAGCTACTTACCAAGCTCGAACTCCCTATGGAGAGCCCTAACAGCCCTCTCCCCGTCTGACTCCTTCACTACGAACGATATATTCAGCTCAGATGATCCCTGTGCTATCATCCGGATATTAATCTTCTCCCTGGCCACCGCCCCGAAGACGCGAGACGCAACCCCAGGAGTCCCTCGCATCCCAGCCCCGACTAAGGCCACGATGCATACGTCATCTTCAGCGCTGATATCCCTCACCAGATCCCCACCAAGTAATGCAGTCTCGAGAAGGTTGAGTACCTTGTCCAAGTCATTCCTACGGACGACAAAGGAAATGTTAGCCTCTGACGAGCCTTGAGTGATCATCAGGACATTAAGGTTGTTCTTTCCTAGGAGGTCGAAGAGCTTAGCAGCAACCGTAGGTGTGCCAAGAATACTTGCTCCGCTTACAGTGACTAAAGCGACCTTTCTGATCAAGGAAGCAGCCTTCGCGACAGCTTGAGGCGCCACGCTCTGCTCGCCGATGATTCTAGTTCCTTGGTTCTTAGGGTTGAAAGTATTCCTAATCCTGATCGGGATATTATCCTCTAAAGCCACCTCAAGGGCTACGGGAGGCATCATCTTGGCTCCAAAATATGCCATCTCCATCGCTTCTTGGTATGAAAGCTCAGGGATTGTCTTAGCTGAAGGCTCGATTCTAGGATCAGCAGTCATTAAGCCGTCGACATCACTCCATATCCAGACCTCATCTGCCCTCAGGGCAGAGCCTAGAATTGTGGCTGTTAGATCCGAACCTCCCCTACCCAAAGTTGTTACAACTCCGTTCTGGTCGGCGGCTATAAAACCCGTCACAACAGGTGTTAAACTTCTCTCCAGTAGAGGCCCAAGTCTCTCCCTCACGTGATATCTGCACATGTTTAGCAAAGGGCGGGCTTCCCCAAATTTGGAGTCAGTTAATATACCAGCATCTTTACCGGTGAACCATTCTGACTGTACTCCAATGCTTAGCAGCGCTCCCCATAAGATCGGGGCAACCAGTCTCTCTCCAAATGATAGTATGTAATCCTTTATGCGAGGGGTCAACTCGCCCAGGTATCCAACCCCAGTTAAGACTTTGCTCAATTCCGATGAGGTAAGGTTTATAGACTCTCTAACTCTTTCTTGAATATTCTCGAGGTCTACGGCCTTTGAGGCGGCGGCAGTATGCTTTTTCGTAAAATCTTCGACAAACCTCGAGATCGCTTTCTGGTCGCCTCTCGTAGCCATATCGCAGGCGGACAGAAGGTCGTCGGTGTTGCTTCCCATAGCTGAAACCACTACGGCAACCTTATTTCCTTGCACGACAGAATCCTTTACCAGTCCAGCTGCATGTCTAATTCGTTCCCCATCGGCTACAGAGGTCCCACCAAACTTCATGACTAGCCGCATTTAGACACCACGAGACATTCTCAGATAATAGGGCTTAATATTTAAGTTTCCAATAGTCGTTAACTGCAGCCCTCCTCATCATCATTCAGGTTCAACGTGTACTAAGACTTCCTCGACGCCGTTTACCTCATCCTTAAGCCTTTTCTCAAGAATTTCAGTGACCTTGTGAGCATCCTCAACAGAGGTGTCGCCCTTGACTGTGATGTGCATATCAATAAATATTTTATCCCCTACTACCCTTCCTCGAAGAGAATGGCAATGCACTCCTTCGCCGCATACACTGCCAGTCACATTTCTTATTCTAGTGAGGACCTCTCTACTAACACCAAAGTCAACTAGCATTTTAGTGCTGCTCCTAAAGAGAGAAACTGCTACATAGATCATGATAGAACAGATTATAATTGCGGCAGCGGAGTCTGCGTAGTATATGCCTAACGCGGTCCCTACAAAACTGGCAATGACAACTATTGACGCAAAGACATCAGTCAATGTGTGGAATGAATCAGCCTTTAATATGTGGGAGGAAGTTTCCTTTCCCACCATCCTCTCATAGGTTGAAACTATGAGGCTGATGGCGAGAGACACTATGACTGCCGCAAAGGATAGAGACGTAATGTTAGGTACTATACCCAATAAGACCCTCTCTATAGCCTGACTGATTATGTTAAATCCTGCTACAGCCATCATAGTAGTTATCACCAGTGCTGTGGCATACTCAAATTTCTGGTGGCCATATGGGTGGTCGAAGTCAGGCGGCTTTTGGCTTAAACTATTCCCATAGATGCCTATGACCGATGAGAATGAGTCGAATAATGAATGAAACGCGTCGGAGATCAACGCGATACTACCAGCTGAGATGCCGAAGGTAAACTTGATCGCCGCCGAGGTGATGTTCCCTGCTAGGGCGAGAACTAGGGTTCTCTTAATCTTAATGTTGCGCGGCGTTGTTGCCATATTACACCCGCACTATCCTTCTGTACATTTTAGCTTCACGACCTAAAGGTTTTTCCATGGTCAGAAAAATTTAATAGGCATGGGAGGCGTTTGGTTAAACCAGTGATTGCATATTGAGTGAGGGCTTCAAGCATATCGTTCGCATTTCAGGCGTAGATGTTAACGGCTCAAAAAAGTTACCTTACGGGCTTGCCAAGATAAGGGGCGTGGGCGTTAACTTTGCCAAAGCCGTAGTGAAAGCAGCGGGCTTAAGTTGGGACATGCCCGTGGGCAAGTTGACTGAAGAAGACGTACAGAAACTTGAGAGCGTTATAACCCACCCTGAGAAATACGGAGTTCCAAGTTACTTATACAATAGGAGGAAGGATCTCGAGAAAGGTGTTGATATTCATCTTCACGGCTCAGATCTAGATCTTCGCACAAAGATGGATATCGAGTTTATGAAGGGGATAAGAAGCTGGAAGGGCATCCGTCACAGTCTAGGCTTGAAGGTTAGAGGACAGAAAACTCGAACCTGTGGGAGGACAGGAAGAGCGGTTGGTGTGAGGAAGAAGGAGTTAAAGGCTGAGGTTGGGGAGAAGAGTAAGTAATGGGAGATCCTAAGAGGCAGAGAAGAAAGTTTGGGACACCACGCCACCCTTGGCGTGAGGGAGTCCTCGCAGAGGAGTTAAACCTTGTAGGACTTTACGGGCTGAGAAATAAGCGGGAGTTATGGAGACATAAGACTGAGTTGACTAGATACCGCAACATAGCCCGTTCACTCTTAGGTATGCCGCCAGAAAAACGGCAGAGGTTAGAGAATGAGCTCTTGACTAAGCTTAACCGTTTAGGGTTAGTAAAGGAAAATTCCACCGCCGAGGACGTGTTGGACCTTACAGTCCAGAACATACTTGACCGTAGACTGCAGACCATGGTTTACCGGGCTGGTCTCGCTAAGACACCACATCAAGCTCGCCAGCTTATAACCCACCGCCACATAGCCATTGGGGGGCGAATGGTCACATCGCCTAGCTACTTGGTTTCACGTGAGGAAGAAGAATTGGTAGGATATAGTCCCTATAGCCCCCTCAACAGTCCTGAACACCCCCTCAGGAGGGGCGGCGAGGCAGTCGAAGCCTTATTGGCTGGCAAGAGTCCTGTGCCTAAGGAGGGGCGCGCTTGAGCGAGAGAGTTGAGCGCTGGGGTATAGCTCATATCTTCAGCTCTTTCAACAACACCATTGTTCATATAACCGATATCTCGGGCGCTGAGACGGTAGCATTATGTTCTGGAGGCATGTTCGTAAAAGCTGACCGCCTCGAATCTTCTCCATATGCGGCGATGCAGTCCGCCTCGAAAGCGGCGCAGATAGCTAAGGACAAAGGTTTCACAGCTATCCACATAAAAGTCAGAGCTCCAGGCGGCCATAAACAGAAGACCCCAGGCCCAGGCGCCCAAGCGGCCATTCGTGCATTGGCTAGGTCAGGTCTGAGAATAGGTAGGATAGAGGATATAACTCCAATTCCTCACGATGGCACCCGACGGGCGGGTGGGCGGAGGGGACGGAGAGTTTAAAAGCTTCACCCATCTAAGCAATATCTTCATCCTCAAAATATACGTGGGAAGCTTGTGCCTCTCTCCTCATATTTTCCTTTTATAGGGATTAACTCGCAGCATTTGGGGCATCTCATCTCATTTGTTAGGTTCCATTTCGTGATTGCGAAGCCACAGCGGCCGATTAGCTGCTCGTGGCAGGTTGGGCAGTACGTGTTCTCTCCGCTGTGTCCAGGTATATTCCCAACATATACGTAGTGTAGCCCTATCTTTCTCGCTACCTCTGCTGCCTTGACAAGAGTTGATGCTGGAGTAGCGCTGAGGTGTGACATTTTATAAAGAGGATAAAACCTGCTGAAGTGTGTTGGCGTATTCGGGCCTAAGGTTTTCAGTATCCACTCGGCCATCTCTTCAATCTCGTCCATTTTGTCGTTTAGTCCAGGTATTATCAAATTGGTTAGCTCGACATGAATGCCCATCTCGACCATCAGCTCGGTAGCCTTTAAAACATCATCCAGATTAGCCTTGCAATAAACACGGTAGAACTGCTTGTTGAAACTTTTAATATCAACATTGGCGGCATCGATATATGGGCTTAACTCTTCCAGTGCCTCTGATGAAATATAACCGTTTGTCACCAGAATATTAGGTAGACCCTCTCTCTTTGCTAACTTAGCGCAGTCGAGTACGAACTCATACCAGATTATAGGCTCGTTGTAGGTATAAGAGATACTTCTACAGCCATACCGCCTAGTAAGCTTAACAACCTGCTCCGGAGAGACCTCCATCGCTCCCACATCCCAGGGACCAGCTTGAGATATCTCCCAGTTCTGACACCAGGGGCATCTGAAAGAGCAAGAGACTGAAGAGATAGAGAAGGTTTTACTTCCAGGCCAGAAGTGAAATAAAGGCTTCTTCTCGACTGGATCGGCATTCATGGCTGTTAGAGCCCCATAGGTTAAAAGATATAGTTTCCCCTCATCGTTCACTCTGACCCTACAGAAGCCTTTCTCCCGAGGTTTGATGTAACACATTCGAGGGCAAATTTTACATCTCACCACATTGCTAGGAAGATGCTCGTAGATGAGCGATTCCCTAACTCTCATCGTGCCTCACATCGGTAATTCTACAAGTCTAAAATTCAAAATTCCTCGGTGAGGTCTGAGCCTCAACTGCTAAGTTTATGTTTAGAGAGATATATACTTGCTGATAGTAACCCTAAAGAAAATGTAAGGGAAGTATTTAGGTGGAGGTGGGCTTTACGACATACTGCCCTGAGTGTGGCGGGGAGATGACCTACGATATCAACACAAAAAACTATACCTGCAAGAGCTGCGGCCTCACCTTGGCTTTCCATGAACTCCTCGAAGCCAAGGAGAGAAACCTGCCAGTTCAGGAGGCTGAAGAGAGGAGGAGACAGGAACGTAAAGAATACATCAAATGGTGGCTCTCCAAGAAGGAGAAGTAAGCATATAACTGGCGGTGAAGCTCAATAGCATATTGCTGCATTAGAGACTCTAAAGCTTCACCTCTAAATGTTCTCGGCATATACCCACATGGAATTTAACCCCACATAGGGAAGGACATTAGAACCAATTCAACACTCGAACCCATCAGAGGAGGGAAGGAGCAAAAACAATGATGGAAGAGCTAAATCCGAAACGCCGCCACTCAGCCATAAGGCGAGGCGTAAATTAGACGTATCTATAGGGAAAATATGCGTTTACATGGGCTTTAAAACTAGAACCTACACGGCGTAGGAGGTGAGGGGCAATATGGACGGTATATTTATAGTAGGAACCGCCGGTTCTGGTAAGTCTCTACTTTCAGCCGCCCTAGCCGAGTGGTTGGCGGCGAAGAAGATAAGCGTATCCGTGGTGAACCTAGATCCTGGTGCGCCATTTCTCCCCTACGAACCTCAGATTGATGTGAGAGAGAACATAAGGGTTGAAGAGCTGATGGAGCGATATCACTTGGGCCCAAACGGGGCGATCATTATGGCGGCTGACCTGATCGCCGGCGAGGTTGAGAGAATAAACGACAAGTTGGCTGAGCTGGGCACAGAATACGCCATCTTCGATACGCCAGGGCAGATTGAGCTCTTCGCCTTCAGAGCTAGCAGCCCCTACCTGCTTAAGGAGTTAAAACTTCAACAGAAGCTCATCATATACCTTTTCGACGCTGTATTCTGCTCAAACCCTTTAAATTATATGTCAAACCTTTTCCTCTCTGTCGCGGTTTATAACCGGTTCATCCTACCGCAGCTAAACCTTCTATCAAAGGTTGATTTGACTCCGAAAGAGAAAGTGGACGAGATACTATCATGGGGGAAGAAGCCTGACGTGTTAACAAATGCGATTGCTAGAGAGCTAAATGGGTCTACTTACCTGCTTGCACAGGATATAGTCAGAGCGATAATGCGGCTTCGCCTTGATTTCTCCCTCATACCATGCTCGGCAAGATACCTAGACAACTTCATTAACGTACATGCGGCTATTCAGAGAGTCCTGAGGAGGGGTGAAGAGTGCTGAGGACTACGTTTATGATCTTATATGCAAGCGTCTACAACTGTGGATGGCACTAAATAACTGCGGGCGAGAAAGGAATATCGGAGTGTGAGGCATAGGAACAAAGGCTTTTAATGACAAAATTGTATGATATTTCCATCCGCCTGGGGGTCTAACGTATAGAAGAAGAAATACTTCAGAAGATAGCAAGCCTAGACAGAGAGACGCAACCTCTAAAAGAGCAGAGGAACTCGCTTAATGAAGAAGTTAGACAGATTTGCGAGAAGATGAATGAACTTAACCGACAAATTGCAGCCCTCAGGGAAGAGGCCGCAAAGAGTAAAAAACTCAGAGATGAACTTAACACCAAAGTAAAGGAGCTGAAGCAGAATAGGGATAAACTAAAGGCTGCTGTTGAGGAGAAACATGAAGTCTACAAAAAAATGTCGGAGAAGATTGCTGAGCTGGAAAAAAACGTTTCGATGAGCGCGCAGCTTGCTTCGAAGAAATTTAATGAATTGGAGTGGAAACTCCAGACAACTTCGTCGTTAGGGGTTAAGGACGAACGGCAGATAATAGACCAGATTAAGGAGATCGAGAGGCA
This window encodes:
- a CDS encoding ACT domain-containing protein; its protein translation is MDSRGRVIIPLTIREAFDLREGTHMMLVADLESKEVKLLPLADPKARLAEVKVTLGDIPGALAKVATILAKLNVDLILTRSRTIHRGKLAEWHAIVDISRSEYGIDELKKSVVNEGAAKEVEIRSYP
- the hisA gene encoding 1-(5-phosphoribosyl)-5-[(5-phosphoribosylamino)methylideneamino]imidazole-4-carboxamide isomerase, translated to MLVIPSVDIKDGRCVKLIKGKPGSGRVISQDPIEVAKRWEEEGAELLHLIDLDAAITGSKGNRKIVENILREVKVPVEVGGGVRTVETASSLIKAGAEWVIMGTAAVENPDIAAETARVIGPSRLIIAIDSEEAGVLVRGWTQQTYLSTLRALEYFQDLKVAAFLYTDVKVEGTLSGVDLKSVERLASYTDRPIIYSGGITSLREVGALAKLGLKGAVIGRALYDGYFTLKEAMDVAKSTSGYS
- the hisB gene encoding imidazoleglycerol-phosphate dehydratase HisB, producing MLSQRRATVDRETHETRVRLEINLDGEGLHNIDTGIHFLNHLLGSLALHGMIDLNIQATGDLKVDDHHVIEDVALALGQALSLAVGEKKGLKRFGYAVAPMDDALIMAAVDLSGRFHFESNLEFKRTKIGDLMAEMINHFLKSFAETGRLNLHIVALRGSNDHHKAEGTFKAVGLALASAVEVNPRLKDRPASEKGVL
- the hisF gene encoding imidazole glycerol phosphate synthase subunit HisF; amino-acid sequence: MLTKRIIPCLDVLEGQVVKGVHFKGLRNAGDPPTLARIYEEQGADEVVFLDIGASPQGKHTMIETIKKTAEEVFIPLTVGGGIRGLEDIAAILKAGADKFSINTAAVRHPEIIKSSAEYFGSQCVVIAIDAKRISPQRWEVYVMGGREPTGLDAVEWARRVESLGAGEILLTSIDADGTQNGYDLELTRKIAESVNIPIIASGGAGSPHHIYEALTVGEADAALAASIFHYGRYTVEDIKRYLSERGVPVRL
- the hisD gene encoding histidinol dehydrogenase, coding for MIGPCRLKDLSQVEVERIIYRRRSLESIKSTVQSILEDVRKNGDEAVLKYTRLFDKVDLPRERLKVTGDEITRAYKAVPKEATKALKEAANNIAFVHRRQLPRDRVLRNRGGIRVEQIFKPIERVGIYVPGGRASYPSTALMAVIPAKVAGVSRISVCTPPNMEGGIDAAVLVALDLAGADEIYKVGGAQAIGAMAYGTETIPCVDKIFGPGNIYVSAAKGLVYGQVGVDFQAGPSEILIYADETASPLLVAADILSQAEHDPDSVAVLVTSSEKIAHEAKGAVEKLVEREERSSIINDSLAKNSAILIVEDEKEAIEFINRFAPEHLELLVKRPKRLLRGLRSAGSISIGPYTPVAATDYAVGSNHILPTANSASFTSSLTVYDFMKAIYVQTLTKGGLRRLKRVVSTLAKYEGFSAHAHSVDARFVREVHMCE
- the hisE gene encoding phosphoribosyl-ATP diphosphatase, whose product is MSEGILTEVYRVIERRRDNPSPDSYVSKLIGKGLDSILAKVQEESDELITAAREEGASEIVHEATDLIFHTLVLLAAKGIKLEEVYQEFRRRRR
- the hisH gene encoding imidazole glycerol phosphate synthase subunit HisH, whose product is MNKPEVAILDYGVGNLMSVTKGLSISGAKPKITANVKEALSMDAIVLPGVGAYFPAMKHLTPHIEDFKTIAEKGKVIFGICLGLQLFFSESCEGGTVKGLGLVEGKVMKLPMGVKIPQIGWNNIRIIQSSHPILDGIKDGEYFYFAHSYYGAPNCPGLILASTDYGTTFPSIIVKDNVIGTQFHPEKSGCAGLRLLRNLVDLIRSRG
- the hisI gene encoding phosphoribosyl-AMP cyclohydrolase; the protein is MRLSQEEAREIAGQLNYRHRGLINVVAQDAYTNEVLMVAFANAEAVEKTLTSGEMHYWSTERNRLWKKGETSGHYQRVVGVYVDCDMDCLLVKVEQVGGACHLGYKSCFFRQLKDGEFKTVAEVVV
- a CDS encoding histidinol phosphate phosphatase domain-containing protein; this encodes MNLGKRIELHTHSLLSDGELTPSEMLRRAEALGYEAIAITDHVDASNLESVVKSIVRLSEEVRNSTETELIPGVELTHVHPKDIDRLAKDARKLGATLIIVHGETPIEPVGSGTNFSAVSSTEVDILAHPGFITVKEGELARENGIYLELSSRRGHCLTNGHVAQVALETSTRLLVNTDLHSPGDFITQEMAYRVARGAGLRDDEALKVVRDNPQQLLKKIRV